In Bernardetia litoralis DSM 6794, the genomic window AAGTCCAACATTAGTTGCTGCTAGAAATAATGAATCGTTGTCTAAAGCAAGTGTTTTCATTATCCATGTTTGATATGACTTTCCCACTAGTGGGAGAAAATGATTTTGTTCTTTATTATAATAAAAAACACCATTTGTTGAGCTAATATAAAACTGATTATTATGTGTTGTTGCATCGGTTACAATACCAGAAATCCCTCTATTTTCACCATATTTAGTAAAAGGAGAGCCTATCTCTATTTTGGCTACTCCTTTTGAAAGAGCTGCCCATAAGTTTTGTTGGTTATCGAATTCAACTTCATATACTTTATCAGTTAATCCTTCTTTTTGTGAGAATTGAAATACTTTTTTGCCTGCTGGATTGATACAAATTACTCCATGACGAAGTGTAGAAATATAATAATTACCATCTTTTCCTCTAATTGCATTGTACATAGAGCTAATTTCATCTTCTGATAAATCTGTTTCAAAAACTCTGAATTGATTTGTATTGGGAGTATAAATAAGAAGAGAAGATGTATTTCTTCCAATCAAAATTTCATTATTTTTTGTTTGTTCTACTGGATTGGAATATGGGAGTAGAAAATAAATGCCACTATTAGTTATCAAATTATCATTACTAACAAATTGTAGTTTATTATCTTCTAGTTTTCTCAAACCAAAACCTCTATCTAATACATAAACTTCATCATTGACATAATAAACAGAATAAAAATACTTTCCTTTGGGTGTCCATTTATCAATTTTTCCGTTTTGATAACGAAATACATATTTATCAGTACTAAAAAAAGTACCTTGAGAAGTAGATTTTACTTTCCAAATTTCCCCAAAACTTCTATCTGCTGAATCTAATAGGTTTATTAAAGAAACAAACTCTAATTTTCCAGTAGAGTCAGCTTCTAACTTTCCTATTTGATTGACTGCACCTATAAAGACAGTTCCATTTTCATCTATATCTAAAGCTCGTATAAAATTTACATCAGGAACTTCAATAGTTCGCCAAGTTTTACCATCAAATTGTAAAACACCAGATGTATTGGCAAAATAAAGGATTCCTTTCTTATCTTTTTTGACAGCCATGTTTATACTACCTGCTTGATATTCTTTGGGAGAATAAAGACGCATGAAAGGAGTTGCATTAAAACCTACATCAGATTGAGCGTAGGAATTAATGCAATTTAAAGAAGCTAAAAGGGGAATTATAGCTACAATAAATCCTATAAAAGAGCGAAATAATTGAACTTTTATCATAGATGCTAAATGGAATGTAAAAGGGGAAAATTACACACCTACAAACTACACAAAATCACTCAATTTTCCAATTTCTTTTGGCATAATTCCTCTTTCTGTTCTCTGTAAGGTACAGCATTGATTTACTGGGTCATGTTCGAAAAACAAAATATAATCATTATCTACTGCTTCATTCAATAATTCTTCTTTTTCTGTAAGAGTCTTTAAAGGTCGCACATCATACGCCATAACATAAGGCAAACGAATATGATGAACTGAAGGAATAAGGTCAGCACAAAAAACAATTGTTTTGTCTTTGTATTTTATTTGTGGCAACATTTGTTTTTCGGTGTGTCCATCTACAAAGCGCAAATCAAAAGGCAAAGAATCATTGTTTTGATTATTAGAAAGGAGTTTTAATTGTCCACTTTCTTTGATTGGTAAAATATTTTCTTTTAGAAATGATGCTTTTTCTCTTGCATTAGGTTTGATAGCCCAATTCCAATGTTCTGTATTTGACCAATAAGTCGCCTTATCAAAAACAGGAATCAGTTTGTCTTTTTCTCTTTTGATTGCTCCTCCACAGTGGTCAAAATGCAAATGAGTAAGAAAAACATCTGTAATATCAGAAGTAGAAAAGCCTTTTTGTTTTAATGATTTTTCTAAAGAATCATCACCATGTAAATGAAAATGCCCTGTGAATTTTGCATCTTGTTTGTTTCCAATTCCTGTATCAATCAAGATGAGTTTGTTTCCATTTTCTATCAAAAGACAA contains:
- a CDS encoding MBL fold metallo-hydrolase, whose amino-acid sequence is MTLHTIDTGLFKLDGGAMFGVVPKVMWQKLNPADENNMCTWAMRCLLIENGNKLILIDTGIGNKQDAKFTGHFHLHGDDSLEKSLKQKGFSTSDITDVFLTHLHFDHCGGAIKREKDKLIPVFDKATYWSNTEHWNWAIKPNAREKASFLKENILPIKESGQLKLLSNNQNNDSLPFDLRFVDGHTEKQMLPQIKYKDKTIVFCADLIPSVHHIRLPYVMAYDVRPLKTLTEKEELLNEAVDNDYILFFEHDPVNQCCTLQRTERGIMPKEIGKLSDFV